One part of the Ictidomys tridecemlineatus isolate mIctTri1 chromosome 13, mIctTri1.hap1, whole genome shotgun sequence genome encodes these proteins:
- the LOC144369840 gene encoding uncharacterized protein LOC144369840 isoform X5, with amino-acid sequence MCLRGKEKFPHSVLTRRLAVFQLYDGAKAECIHLKPYFEFWMLIFSWVWRCHLTMKGWPGSCHVNQRREDLTQPPSLGHLEPIMIQNHKHLHFPFRERPEPLKLSYLHKSILVSIYGCGADVMESWTGQQPLELSGASYWLSGNRRKASRFLKSYNNE; translated from the exons ATGTGTctcagaggcaaggaaaagttcCCACACTCAGTGCTCACCAGACGCCTGGCTG tttttcaactttatgatggtGCAAAAGCAGAATGCATTCACTTGAaaccatattttgaattttggatgTTAATATTTTCCTGGGTCTGGAGATGCCACTTGACCATGAAG GGATGGCCTGGATCCTGCCATGTAAATCAAAGAAGAGAGGACCTGACTCAGCCGCCTAGCCTGGGTCACCTGGAACCCATTATGATACAGAATCATAAACACCTCCATTTTCCCTTCAGAGAGAGACCAGAACCACTGAAGTTAAGCTACCTGCATAAGA GCATTCTGGTTTCCATATATGGCTGTGGTGCAGATGTCATGGAATCTTGGACTGGACAGCAGCCCTTGGAGCTCTCTGGGGCCAGTTACTGGCTTTCAG